One genomic window of Solanum dulcamara chromosome 10, daSolDulc1.2, whole genome shotgun sequence includes the following:
- the LOC129871384 gene encoding transcription factor bHLH49-like: protein MDMVSKDDAELEKRSEDSMMNFQSPNMSSDWQLNGSNLTNASSRMIDTFCAGGWDNTIISSNLGLCGTNIQMNPGTTNALGTSAIGLDPLGAGVNRMHGMSWTKPNAMSKGDTFIPPMTGMLPQSLTQLPADSGFIERAARCSCFSGGKVGDMMNPFIIPNSSNVYHNGLAFRLPQEVFASNGLQSPSTAISPKQHMRNAVECSEDVSLPLEHEPTDRSSLKNEKNISFVRSKDEAKECVGISENESDETECNGHQEEVEGKDSSTRGLGSRKRKRSGQDTGFDQMTGAQQQPAELPKDQAVTQKGEQNLNSTACRPGGKNGKQESKSEDPPKEEYIHIRARRGQATNSHSLAERLRREKISERMKFLQDLVPGCNKVTGKAVMLDEIINYVQSLQRQVEFLSMKLATIKPQLDFNIDALLAKDILRSRVGPSSSLAFAPDITVPYQSPHQLQSGLLQSGLPGLGNSTDAFLRSIYPCLAVTSGGYKESSSQLPNIWDDDLHNVVEMGLSTSSPLHSRDLSGSLPSAQMKEEP, encoded by the exons ATGGATATGGTTAGCAAGGATGATGCTGAGCTAGAAAAGAGGAGTGAAGATTCTATGATGAACTTCCAATCACCAAATATGTCCTCAGATTGGCAATTAAACGGCAGCAATCTGACAAATGCATCCAGCCGAATGATCGATACGTTCTGTGCTGGTGGTTGGGATAATACTATCATTTCATCAAACTTAGGCTTATGTGgtacaaatattcaaatgaatCCTGGCACTACAAATGCACTGGGAACTTCAGCAATTGGCTTGGATCCTCTGGGAGCTGGTGTTAATAGAATGCATGGTATGAGTTGGACTAAACCAAATGCAATGTCGAAAGGCGACACGTTTATACCCCCTATGACTGGTATGCTTCCTCAAAGCTTAACTCAGTTGCCAGCTGATTCTGGCTTTATTGAGAGAGCTGCAAGATGTTCATGCTTTAGTGGAGGAAAAGTTGGTGATATGATGAACCCTTTTATCATCCCTAATTCTTCTAATGTGTATCACAACGGACTGGCCTTCCGACTGCCACAAGAGGTTTTTGCCAGTAACGGATTACAGTCTCCTTCTACTGCAATCAGTCCAAAGCAGCACATGAGAAATGCAGTTGAATGTTCTGAGGATGTTTCTTTACCTCTTGAACATGAGCCCACAGATAGAAGTTCCCTcaagaatgagaaaaatataagcTTTGTTAGGTCTAAGGATGAAGCAAAGGAATGTGTTGGCATCTCTGAAAATGAGTCTGATGAGACTGAATGTAATGGACATCAAGAAGAAGTGGAGGGTAAGGATTCTTCTACTAGGGGCCTTGGctcaaggaaaaggaaaagaagtgGTCAG GATACAGGATTTGATCAAATGACTGGAGCACAACAACAACCAGCTGAACTACCAAAAGATCAAGCAGTAACTCAGAAGGGAGAGCAAAACTTGAATTCCACTGCCTGCAGGCCTGGTGGAAAAAATGGTAAACAGGAGTCTAAATCAGAGGATCCACCTAAAGAAGAATACATACACATCCGAGCTCGAAGAGGCCAGGCAACAAATAGCCATAGTCTTGCAGAAAGA CTAAGGAGGGAGAAGATCAGCGAACGGATGAAATTTCTTCAGGATCTTGTACCTGGTTGCAACAAG GTCACGGGGAAAGCAGTAATGCTGGATGAAATCATTAATTATGTACAATCTCTTCAAAGACAGGTTGAG TTCCTCTCAATGAAGCTTGCGACGATAAAGCCGCAGTTGGATTTTAATATTGATGCGCTCCTTGCAAAGGAT ATTCTGCGTTCACGAGTGGGTCCTTCATCCTCTCTTGCCTTTGCTCCTGATATTACAGTGCCATATCAGTCCCCCCATCAACTGCAATCAGGCCTGCTTCAGTCAGGTCTTCCTGGTTTGGGAAACTCCACCGATGCATTTCTTAGATCTATCTATCCCTGTTTAGCTGTTACAAGTGGTGGCTACAAAGAGTCCTCATCACAG TTACCTAATATATGGGATGATGACCTACATAATGTTGTCGAGATGGGTCTCAGTACGAGTTCTCCCCTTCA